One window of the Anaeromyxobacter dehalogenans 2CP-C genome contains the following:
- a CDS encoding PH domain-containing protein, which yields MRESLIAFAVLAVLMFAAQAARGRGRRRPVAPAHVPWKPGQPLVLRTPPRNAILSCVTALVPAALVAALMVRSWGAEPRRVGLVGMAGGAVVVLLLLAVAAFQLASAARARVVVHDTGLERVGVFRRRLVGWGSVARLSFNGAQRWFHLTTDQGAHVWLPVEVAGMPELARLALRRLPRQVLEADPAAREALQELAGADGARRSRSAM from the coding sequence ATGCGCGAGAGCCTGATCGCCTTCGCGGTGCTCGCGGTCCTGATGTTCGCGGCGCAGGCAGCACGGGGCCGGGGGCGCCGCCGCCCCGTCGCGCCGGCCCACGTGCCCTGGAAGCCGGGCCAGCCGCTCGTGCTCCGGACCCCGCCGCGGAACGCGATCCTCTCGTGCGTCACCGCGCTCGTCCCCGCCGCGCTGGTCGCCGCGCTCATGGTCCGGTCGTGGGGCGCGGAGCCGCGCCGGGTCGGGCTGGTGGGCATGGCGGGCGGGGCGGTGGTGGTCCTGCTCCTGCTCGCGGTCGCCGCGTTCCAGCTCGCCTCGGCCGCCCGCGCGCGCGTGGTCGTGCACGACACCGGCCTCGAGCGCGTCGGCGTGTTCCGCCGCCGGCTGGTGGGGTGGGGCAGCGTGGCCAGGCTCTCCTTCAACGGCGCGCAGCGCTGGTTCCACCTGACCACCGACCAGGGCGCGCACGTGTGGCTGCCGGTCGAGGTCGCCGGCATGCCGGAGCTCGCGCGGCTCGCGCTGCGCCGGCTCCCGCGGCAGGTGCTCGAGGCGGACCCGGCCGCCCGCGAGGCGCTCCAGGAGCTGGCCGGGGCCGACGGCGCCCGGCGCTCCCGCAGCGCGATGTGA
- a CDS encoding SDR family NAD(P)-dependent oxidoreductase, which translates to MLENKVAIVTGGSRGIGAAIAKALAASGAKVAVNYARSKEHGQQVVADIAARGGRAMLARADVTVPSEVEGMVRAVEAELGPVDVLVNNANMSFPIAPFAEYRWEDFERKLCSELKASFLTCQAVVPGMIRRGGGCIVNVSSGLSRQPGPGFVAHSSAKAALDAFSRSLALELGPHGIRVNVVAPGLTLTDATASQPKAMHDAIAAHTPLRRLGAPEDVAGAVLFLCGEGARHVSGTYLPVSGGAHMI; encoded by the coding sequence ATGCTCGAGAACAAGGTGGCGATCGTGACGGGGGGGAGCCGCGGCATCGGCGCGGCCATCGCGAAGGCGCTGGCGGCGAGCGGCGCCAAGGTGGCGGTGAACTACGCGCGCAGCAAGGAGCACGGGCAGCAGGTGGTCGCGGACATCGCGGCGCGCGGCGGCCGGGCGATGCTCGCGCGCGCCGACGTGACGGTGCCCTCGGAGGTGGAGGGCATGGTCCGCGCGGTCGAGGCGGAGCTCGGCCCGGTGGACGTCCTCGTCAACAACGCGAACATGAGCTTCCCCATCGCGCCGTTCGCCGAGTACCGGTGGGAGGACTTCGAGCGGAAGCTCTGCAGCGAGCTGAAGGCGAGCTTCCTCACCTGCCAGGCGGTGGTGCCGGGGATGATCCGGCGGGGCGGTGGCTGCATCGTCAACGTGAGCAGCGGCCTCTCGCGCCAGCCCGGGCCCGGGTTCGTCGCCCACTCCAGCGCCAAGGCGGCGCTCGACGCGTTCTCGCGCTCGCTGGCGCTGGAGCTCGGCCCGCACGGCATCCGCGTCAACGTGGTGGCCCCGGGCCTGACGCTCACGGACGCGACCGCCTCCCAGCCGAAGGCCATGCACGACGCCATCGCCGCCCACACGCCGCTGCGCCGGCTGGGCGCGCCGGAGGACGTGGCGGGCGCGGTCCTGTTCCTGTGCGGCGAGGGGGCCCGCCACGTCAGCGGCACCTACCTGCCGGTGAGCGGTGGCGCGCACATGATCTGA
- a CDS encoding cache domain-containing protein, with protein sequence MKKLLAALAVAMILTGDAWAADVRATPEDAQELVKTAVAYLKKHGKDRAFKEFQNRNGPFIYKDLYLFVYDLEGTCVAHGADPSRVGKNYLNVADEDGTLYTKEYVELAKTKGAGWTRFRFRNPATGKVEPKKAYTERVGDVLVGSGAYTTD encoded by the coding sequence ATGAAGAAGCTGCTGGCCGCGCTCGCGGTCGCGATGATCTTGACCGGCGATGCCTGGGCCGCGGACGTCCGCGCCACGCCCGAGGACGCCCAGGAGCTGGTGAAGACCGCGGTCGCCTACCTGAAGAAGCATGGCAAGGACCGGGCGTTCAAGGAGTTCCAGAACCGGAACGGCCCGTTCATCTACAAGGACCTCTACCTGTTCGTGTACGACCTCGAGGGCACGTGCGTGGCGCACGGCGCGGACCCGTCGCGCGTGGGCAAGAACTACCTGAACGTCGCCGACGAGGACGGCACGCTCTACACGAAGGAGTACGTGGAGCTCGCGAAGACCAAGGGCGCGGGCTGGACCCGGTTCAGGTTCAGGAACCCCGCCACCGGCAAGGTCGAGCCGAAGAAGGCCTACACCGAGCGCGTGGGGGACGTGCTGGTGGGCTCGGGCGCGTACACCACCGACTGA